The Micromonospora sp. M71_S20 genome has a window encoding:
- a CDS encoding MFS transporter: protein MAETVTPAVDDTPAPASTRRERSGWYFYDWAMSAFSTTVITVFLGPFLTTVTELAAGCELGADTCSGYVYPLGVKVAAGSYFPYLVSLSVFLTVFALPVVGAIADRSAHKKRLLAAAAFTGAGATVGMLFVTGDRYLLGGALFMVANIAFGAGVVVYNSFLPRLGGPDERDGISSRGWALGYLGGGLLLALNLVAVSMLGEEGNHQRTLDLARWSIVSAGVWWAVFTLIPLRWLREHPTAAALAGGNPLTDGFRQLGRTLREIKAYPLTLFFLLAFLVYNDGIQTVIALASQYGTEELKLGQSTLIVTILLVQFLAFGGALLLGALAKRIGAWKTVLISLVLWTGVILGAFRLPAEAPLPFMILGAAIGLVLGGSQALSRSLFSQLIPAGKEGEYYGFYEISDKGTSWLGPLAFGIVFQLTNSYRVGLVSLLIFFVVGFLLLLAVPIRRAIVAAGNTPPRVL from the coding sequence ATGGCCGAGACCGTCACCCCCGCCGTGGACGACACCCCCGCCCCGGCGAGCACCCGCCGCGAACGCAGCGGCTGGTACTTCTACGACTGGGCGATGTCCGCCTTCTCCACCACCGTCATCACCGTCTTCCTCGGCCCGTTCCTGACCACCGTCACCGAACTCGCCGCCGGCTGTGAACTCGGCGCCGACACCTGCTCCGGGTACGTCTACCCGCTGGGCGTCAAGGTCGCCGCCGGCTCGTACTTCCCGTACCTGGTGTCGCTGTCGGTGTTCCTCACCGTGTTCGCGCTGCCGGTCGTCGGGGCGATCGCCGACCGCTCGGCGCACAAGAAGCGGCTGCTCGCCGCCGCCGCCTTCACCGGCGCCGGCGCCACCGTCGGCATGCTCTTCGTCACCGGCGACCGGTACCTGCTCGGCGGGGCGCTGTTCATGGTCGCCAACATCGCCTTCGGCGCCGGCGTCGTGGTCTACAACTCGTTCCTGCCGCGGCTCGGCGGCCCCGACGAACGCGACGGCATCTCCAGCCGCGGCTGGGCGCTGGGCTACCTGGGCGGCGGCCTGCTGCTGGCGCTCAACCTCGTCGCGGTCAGCATGCTCGGCGAGGAGGGCAACCACCAGCGCACCCTCGACCTGGCCCGCTGGTCGATCGTGTCCGCCGGCGTGTGGTGGGCGGTGTTCACCCTGATCCCGCTGCGCTGGCTGCGCGAGCACCCCACGGCCGCCGCGCTGGCCGGCGGCAACCCGCTCACCGACGGGTTCCGGCAGCTCGGCCGCACCCTGCGCGAGATCAAGGCGTACCCGCTGACGCTGTTCTTCCTGCTGGCGTTCCTGGTCTACAACGACGGCATCCAGACCGTCATCGCCCTGGCCAGCCAGTACGGCACCGAGGAGCTGAAGCTCGGGCAGAGCACCCTGATCGTCACCATCCTGCTGGTGCAGTTCCTCGCCTTCGGCGGCGCGCTGCTGCTCGGCGCCCTCGCCAAGCGCATCGGCGCCTGGAAGACCGTGCTGATCAGCCTGGTGCTGTGGACCGGGGTGATCCTCGGCGCGTTCCGGCTGCCCGCCGAGGCGCCGCTGCCGTTCATGATCCTCGGCGCCGCCATCGGCCTGGTGCTCGGCGGCAGCCAGGCGTTGAGCCGGTCGCTGTTCAGCCAGCTCATCCCCGCCGGCAAGGAGGGCGAGTACTACGGCTTCTACGAGATCAGCGACAAGGGCACCAGCTGGCTCGGCCCGCTGGCCTTCGGCATCGTGTTCCAGCTCACCAACTCCTACCGGGTGGGCCTGGTCTCCCTGCTGATCTTCTTCGTCGTCGGGTTCCTGCTGCTGCTGGCCGTGCCGATCCGCCGGGCGATCGTCGCCGCCGGCAACACCCCGCCCCGGGTGCTCTGA
- a CDS encoding glycerophosphodiester phosphodiesterase produces the protein MTHAYLDGPTPLAFAHRGGAAEGDENTAAAFARAIGLGYRYVETDVHGTADGVAVVFHDATLTRVTGEPGRIADLRWADLASVRVGGAAVVPRLDEVLDAWPQVRFNIDVKADGGVEPTVATVARVGAGDRVLLASFSDARLARLRALTQGRVASSLGMRGVARLRMASLTGRALRLPPSVVAAQVPVRYGRVRVVDRRFLRHAHRLGLHVHVWTIDEPAEMHELLDLGVDGIMTDHVGVLRDVYRSRGHWAA, from the coding sequence GTGACCCACGCCTACCTCGACGGCCCCACACCGCTGGCCTTCGCCCACCGGGGCGGCGCCGCCGAGGGCGACGAGAACACCGCCGCGGCGTTCGCCCGGGCCATCGGGCTCGGCTACCGGTACGTCGAGACCGACGTGCACGGCACCGCCGACGGCGTCGCGGTGGTCTTCCACGACGCCACGCTGACCCGGGTCACGGGCGAGCCGGGGCGCATCGCCGACCTGCGCTGGGCCGACCTGGCCTCGGTACGCGTCGGCGGCGCCGCCGTCGTCCCCCGCCTCGACGAGGTCCTCGACGCCTGGCCGCAGGTGCGGTTCAACATCGACGTCAAGGCCGACGGCGGCGTCGAGCCGACCGTGGCCACCGTCGCACGCGTCGGGGCCGGCGACCGGGTGCTGCTGGCCTCGTTCAGCGACGCCCGGCTGGCCCGGCTGCGCGCCCTCACCCAGGGGCGCGTCGCCAGCAGCCTCGGCATGCGCGGGGTGGCCCGGCTGCGGATGGCGTCGCTGACCGGGCGGGCGCTGCGGCTGCCCCCGTCGGTGGTCGCCGCGCAGGTGCCGGTGCGCTACGGGCGGGTGCGGGTGGTGGACCGCAGGTTCCTGCGCCACGCCCACCGACTCGGACTGCACGTGCATGTCTGGACGATCGACGAACCTGCCGAGATGCACGAGTTACTCGACCTCGGAGTGGATGGCATCATGACCGATCACGTCGGCGTGCTGCGCGACGTCTACCGCAGCCGCGGCCACTGGGCCGCCTGA
- a CDS encoding tripartite tricarboxylate transporter TctB family protein, translating to MVVRQHSGPRDEAPSARSHPDAGSEATRYLCAAAHTDDAFTERVLAEVFDDDLRAVAPSVGFDLGTVLRHCLSARRRRRLRDVGLLVAGGLAVLLAPLATVLVGVTMAVGSSLAPLRPGRSGPVGPFLSMIAIATVSLVLVFQLGAATPGDDPAGLPGWVVGRPWLALPAGLVAYLVLVGHLLGTRRLLVTRLRRARFRPEPPDVASLPARDAERLAAVDRAQGGNVTVYGGYTPFVGHGTPVAGWSFALPILADAHGPAGTAPTGDVSAPAPFTVVELIDHVRARLAAIRLDQAGDPTPARLAGLLLEDRVFVCGDRLTGDTRLLPHRERMPRQRWSDDEVREVAGRPQGAARHYLCALVPSWGGEVVASTFLHFSTDGQVLYLECARTVLEPPRQGYHDVDRLTEWLPVSQLAQALATGTERLLPTALGAPVRLLRDLVRGVARGRRQARLRQLAREDLGYDYGARVGVREVASGAEYHNYFQVLDAAKHLKVVERHVLAAIMDFLDARGVDTAEFRNRQTTILNQGVIQTGGLSVVGNQAVGQGARAEQQAEGAPPRSRRPRDD from the coding sequence ATGGTGGTACGGCAGCACAGCGGCCCGCGCGACGAGGCGCCGTCGGCACGCTCGCACCCGGACGCCGGCAGCGAGGCCACCCGCTACCTGTGCGCGGCCGCCCACACCGACGACGCGTTCACCGAACGGGTGCTGGCCGAGGTGTTCGACGACGACCTGCGCGCGGTCGCCCCGTCGGTGGGCTTCGACCTGGGCACGGTGCTGCGGCACTGCCTGTCCGCCCGCCGCCGGCGCCGTCTGCGGGACGTCGGGCTGCTGGTCGCCGGCGGCCTGGCGGTGCTGCTCGCCCCGCTGGCGACGGTGCTGGTCGGGGTCACGATGGCGGTGGGCAGCTCACTGGCCCCGCTGCGGCCCGGCCGCAGCGGCCCGGTGGGCCCGTTCCTGTCGATGATCGCGATCGCGACGGTCTCGCTCGTGCTGGTCTTCCAGCTCGGCGCGGCCACGCCCGGCGACGACCCGGCGGGCCTGCCCGGTTGGGTCGTCGGCCGGCCGTGGCTGGCGCTGCCGGCCGGCCTGGTCGCCTACCTGGTGCTCGTGGGGCACCTGCTGGGCACCCGGCGGCTGCTGGTGACCCGGTTGCGCCGGGCCCGGTTCCGGCCGGAGCCACCCGACGTGGCGTCGCTGCCGGCGCGCGACGCCGAGCGGCTCGCCGCCGTCGACCGCGCCCAGGGCGGCAACGTGACGGTCTACGGCGGCTACACCCCGTTCGTCGGGCACGGCACGCCGGTGGCGGGGTGGTCGTTCGCCCTGCCGATCCTGGCCGACGCCCACGGGCCGGCCGGGACCGCCCCCACGGGCGACGTGTCCGCCCCCGCGCCGTTCACCGTCGTGGAGCTCATCGACCACGTGCGGGCCCGGCTGGCGGCGATCCGGCTGGACCAGGCCGGCGATCCCACCCCGGCGCGGCTCGCGGGGCTGCTGCTCGAGGACCGGGTGTTCGTCTGCGGCGACCGGCTCACCGGCGACACGCGGTTGCTGCCGCACCGGGAGCGGATGCCGCGCCAGCGGTGGTCCGACGACGAGGTACGCGAGGTCGCCGGCCGCCCGCAGGGCGCGGCGCGGCACTACCTGTGCGCCCTGGTGCCGTCCTGGGGCGGGGAGGTCGTCGCCTCCACGTTCCTGCACTTCTCCACCGACGGCCAGGTGCTCTACCTGGAGTGTGCCCGCACGGTGCTGGAGCCGCCGCGGCAGGGGTACCACGACGTGGACCGGCTGACCGAGTGGCTGCCGGTGAGTCAGCTCGCGCAGGCGCTGGCCACCGGCACCGAGCGGTTGCTGCCCACCGCGCTGGGCGCGCCGGTGCGGCTGCTGCGGGACCTGGTGCGGGGCGTCGCGCGTGGGCGGCGTCAGGCGCGGCTGCGGCAACTGGCCCGCGAGGACCTGGGCTACGACTACGGTGCCCGGGTCGGCGTGCGGGAGGTCGCCTCCGGCGCCGAGTACCACAACTACTTCCAGGTGCTCGACGCCGCCAAGCACCTGAAGGTCGTCGAGCGGCACGTGCTGGCCGCCATCATGGACTTCCTGGACGCCCGTGGGGTGGACACGGCCGAGTTCCGCAACCGGCAGACGACGATCCTCAACCAGGGCGTCATCCAGACCGGCGGCCTGAGTGTGGTCGGCAACCAGGCGGTGGGCCAGGGCGCCCGGGCCGAGCAGCAGGCCGAGGGGGCGCCGCCGCGCAGCCGTCGGCCGCGTGACGACTGA